The Nicotiana tabacum cultivar K326 chromosome 5, ASM71507v2, whole genome shotgun sequence sequence GCAATACCCTTGCCCTTAACGGACTCAAAAAGCGGCGCCACCATTTTGCGATAATGAACAGGCCGATTCACCTCTTCTTCAACATCAATCTCCACGTTATAGACTTTAACTTCATTAAGCCGATCACCGAGCTTCTCTCCGACTCTAGAAGAGATCTTCGCGTCCCACAAATTGCGAAACCTAGGCACTCGGTTCAGCCTGGCTTTACACTGCGCCGCAAACTCTTGCTCCGATGATGAAGCCATTGCCACGATTGTGTCGGTGGTGGTTGTTGTCACTTGTGCCGTGATTTTACGGCAGGAGAGGCGTAAGCGGAGGAGGTGGCGGCTTCCGGCGGTGGACATTTTACTAGGTTGTATTTGGGTCGGGCTTGGTTTCTAGAGTGATAAAACACTATATTTTAGTTAATTAGCTATATATAGATATCATCTGCTATATTACGAATTgtacgttttctgttgttataagatgtattagatgtatttaagctactgtattcggAAGTCCAGCTattcagttgttgtattcgagtgtattcgactgtattcatgacATGAAATATGAGATTACAACTAggcagattattgtattcgactgtattcacggcgtgaaacaggagattacactgtttttaagtggaaagtgaatcaattaacataataaactcctaatataactcaacaactTAATTacaacacacaaattttgtattttcagttacaAAAAAAGATTCTCacccgaaaaataccccaaaaatatagcaatattcagaaaaattatataatacatctgaatatataaattatattaattaaaaaaaaatatatgaatacattcatggcatatagcaaGACagtaaatacaatgaaatacatagaatacaacggaatacattgaaatacaatgaaataaaagacagtgaatacaatgaaatacatggaataaatcgagatacattgaattacaatgaaaaaacagacaatgaaatacatgaaaatacaacgTGATAtgttgaaaatacattgaaatatattaacagcaAAAtaaagttgctcagccccaaactccgtcgtctttgttcaagaacaaaccctaatttccggcgaAACCGCCGTCGAGCAAAAACCCTGAATCGCCACTAGCTATAAGGGTTAATGATGTCTAGACACCCCACTGGGAGATACTCGCCACAAGTCATCCATCACGTTAGCCATGTATCATGGTCGTATTTTACCAATAGAGTTTAATGATACAATGTTTGGAATTAACTAGCTTGAATAATTCGAATCTGAGCAAGTAAAGACAACAAGGGGATAAAGAACCATCTAGGGAAAGATTTTATGATTCCACGAGCCCGAATCATACTTAGAACCTCGACTTTGTCAGTTTAGCCACACCCATTAATGGGTCTTTGTCGATACCTGGTTTAACAAAGGTCGCCGTCGAGGGGCAGCCTGAAAGTATAGTTCACGAAATTGAAGATATGGTTTGATTTCGACATTGATTCAGAGCCCCATGCCACTAATAATGAAAATTTCGTTCGACAATGGAGATGAATCAGTGGAGAATCATGGTTGTATTCATGGAGAAAGATTGGcgttagagaga is a genomic window containing:
- the LOC107781931 gene encoding uncharacterized protein LOC107781931; translation: MSTAGSRHLLRLRLSCRKITAQVTTTTTDTIVAMASSSEQEFAAQCKARLNRVPRFRNLWDAKISSRVGEKLGDRLNEVKVYNVEIDVEEEVNRPVHYRKMVAPLFESVKGKGIAVVGADKLGFF